The Rouxiella sp. WC2420 region ATTGTCGCTTAAAGTACTGGCGGCTGGAAGCCTGCGTGCAGTCTGGCAACCTCTGATGACATCTTTTACCCTGCAAAGCGGTATTGAGGTCGATACTCGATTTGGTCCTGCCGGATTGCTAAGAGAATCCATTGAGCAAGGTGAGCGCCCTGATCTGTTCGCTTCTGCCAATATTGCCCATCCCCAGCGCCTGAAAGCACTCGGGCTGGCTTCTCGCGTCGAGGTTTTTACCCGTAACCGCCTATGCCTGACGGCACGCAAAGAATTGCTCGCTGCTCAACCCTCGTGGCTGGCATTGTTGGGCAACCGTGCGCTGAAAGTCGGCACTTCCACCCCGCTTGCCGATCCTTCTGGAGATTATACCTGGCAGCTGTTCGACACTCTTGAAAGGCACCATGCTGGTTTGGGCGAATATTTACAGCAATCGTCACTCAAACTGGTAGGCGGCCCGGCGAGCCAAAGTGTTCCGAATGGAGAGCTCGCTGCTGCGTGGTTGATTCGTGGCGGCCAGTGTGACCTGTTCGTCGGCTATGCCAGCTATGCGCGTCGTTTGAGGTTGTGCAAGGACCTAGCCGTGATAGACATACCGGAGAATTATAATATTCAGGCGGATTATGCTTTTGCGCAGTGCTACGAGGCGGCTAACCCGCTGTCAGATTTTTTGTTATCCACAGCGGCGCAGGAAATATTATTTCGGGAAGGATTTGCGAGGAACCTTTAGTCTCTTTCTTTCAGAGCACGTTGGCGATCATAGTATTCGTCTTCTGCAGCAGTGATTTCATCCAGCAAAGAATCGACATCGGCTGCGTGAGTATCTTCGGCAAACTGGCCGGTCAATACGCTTTGTGGTGTGAGTTTGCCTTCTTCATACAGCGCCCAAATCTCTTTGGCGTAACGCGTTTTCAGCAACTCAGGGGCAAACTGGCCGTAAAAATCGGTCATATTGTTTACGTCGCGCTCGAACATGGATTCTGCATGGTTATTGGCAGAGGCATCCACGGCCTGAGGCAGATCGATAATCACCGGACCTTGCGCGTCCAGCAGCACGTTGAATTCTGACAGATCGCCGTGCACGATTCCGGCGCATAACATACGTACGATATTACGGATCATAATGTCGTGCCCTGTTACCGCTTCCTGTTCGGTAAAAGTGACATCACTTAAACGTGGTGCAACCAAGCCCTCGCCATCGGTGATAAGTTCCATCAACAGCACACCATCGAGGCAGATATAGGGCTGTGGGACGCGCACACCGGCGTTGGCCAGTCGGAATAGCGCATCGACTTCAGCCGTCTGCCAGGTTTCTTCCTGCTGTTTGCGACCGAACTTAGAACCCTTTTGCATGGCGCGCGCACTGCGGCTGTTGCGGACTTTACGCCCTTCCTGGTACTGAACGGCCTGCTTGAAGCTGCGCTGAGTGGCTTCTTTATAAACCTTGGCGCAGCGGATTTCCTCACCGCATAAAACGGTGTACACGTCGGCCTCTTTGCCACTTTTCAGTCGACGGACCACATCATCGATCAGGCCGTCATCCACCAGAGGTTGGATTCTATTTGGGATTTTCATGCAGCCTTGTACCTTATTTATGCGCGCGTGGGAATCTCCCCGCACAAAATTCCTTTAATCCTTCGCTATTGCTACCCTTCAGGATAGCCTGTTGCCCTCAGTTTATCGTAGTCATACCTCACTGCATACGTTGAAGGCAGAGATCTTTACCGCAATTTTTGAACACAGAAAATAGCTGACAATTTTACTTCGACGTCAAGAGCCCGCATTCCGACTTTCAGCTCATAAAGAAAAATTTGCAAAAGGCAATGAAGATAATAAAGTGAGCAACGACATCACTAATATCTATCAATTAGGACATATTAAAAATTAAATAAAAATATTTATTAATGTAAAACTAAGGTTAATACTAAACTAACATATTTCCCACCATCCGTTTAACCTCCGTTTAACCTCCGTTTATTTTCCACGAGGTTCAGTATATGAATGGTTTAACAAATAGGTGATAGTGTGAGCTGTGTGTCCTCCCGTTGAGATTTAAAAAATGCAAAGCATTCTCATTACAGGCGCCTCCGGCTTTGTTGGTGGTGCTGTTGTAGAAAATTTATTACGCCAATACCAAAACAATCCATTTAACCTATTACTTTTAGTCCGTGCTGAAAACTCTGCAGCTGGATTATTAAGAATAAGAAATAATTTAGAAAAGTTTGGATTAACTCCTTCACAGCTAGCCACCATAAAAGAAGAAAACATTTTAATTGGCGATCTGGGAGAACCTGAGGACTTTGTTCAAGATCCTCGTATTGAATTAGTTTCGTACGTTATTAACTGCGCAGCGATTGCATCTTTCGGTAATAACCCGGCACTGTGGCGCGTTAATGTCGACGGCTCTTTAGCTTTTGCTCAACGGATGGCAAAAGTAAAAAGCCTGAAGCGTTTTGTCCACGTAGGAACCGCTATGGCCTCGATGCCAGACAAAGACAGCGTTTTCTATGAAAATATGCCTGATAATACGCATAATGAAGACTTGGTACAGTATACCGCGTCCAAGCGAGAGCTGGAAAATCGCGTGCGCGAACTGTGCCCGCAACTGCCTTTCGTGGTGGCACGTCCTTCAATTATTGTTGGCCACACGCAATATGGTTGCGCTCCATCGAGCAGCATTTTCTGGGTATTCCTAATGGCGGTTAAACTTAAAAAGTTCACCTGCCAGATTCAGGATAAAGTTGACATTATTCCGGTAGATTATTGCGCAATGGCGTTGGTTAATCTTTGCCTGAATGAAGATATTAAACACGACTTTTATCATATTTCGTCTGGCGAAGAACTTTGTACGCCTTTCTACGCCATAGATGAATATATTGCCAAGGCGAATAACGCGCCAGCAATTATTAAAGAGTATGAGACAATAAGTTATCAGGAATTTACCGGCATTCGGAAACAATTCAAAGATGTTCTCGGTCCGTGTAATGATAAAATAATTCTTCGCGCCATTAAGTTATACGGCGGCTTTGCACAGTTGAATGTGAAATTTGATAATAAACGCCTGCTGGATTTAGGTATTCCACGCCCAATGCCGTTTACTCAATATATTGATAAATGCGTTAGTTCAACTCGTGGCTATTCTATTCCAGAGCTAATGATGGTTGATTTTAAGTAATTATTTAAAATTAATTTACTGCCCCTGCCGAAGCCTCGGTCAGGGGCAAATTATCTAAAATCAAACGCTGCCATTACGGCCAAACAGTTGATATCCCTCGCGTTGATTTAGGCGTTCATAGTAAGAAAACACCGCAGAAAGGGTTGGCCGAGCCATCGGAGTCATAACCCAACGATTCACAGACATGCCAATCACCACGTCTGCCAGGGTAAAACGTTCGCCGAGAATATAGTTTCCACTTCTTTGCAATTGAAGCTCGACAATTTCCATCAAACGATTCCATTCGCTGATACTCCCCGCAAGCAAGTCGGGATCGCTGTGTGCCGGGCTATGCCGGGCAAGAGACATAAAGGCATAGCGCCACGCGTTATTAAGATCGCCTAGCTGCCAGTCCATCCACTGCTCGACTTTGGCTCTTTCGCGTGGCGACTGCGGTAGCAAATCGTCGCGCCCTTCTCTGCCCGCAAGATAACGGCAAATAGTATTGGATTCCCACAACACATATTCGTCATCAATAATTACCGGCACCAGAGAATTAGGATTTAGCGCCTTAAATTCTTCTGTCGTCGTCGATTTAAAATCCCCGCCATATTCTTCATGGCTATAGTCCAATCCGAGTTCATGGCAGGTCCACAACACTTTACGAACATTTATCGACGTCGATTTTCCCAATATTTTCAACATAACCGGTTTTCTCCATCAGCGATGTTCGCTGTTAGTTTTACAACCACGGGGCGGGTAAACAGACGGACTTTGGCGCCCTGATAAGACGTTTCTGCCTGAAGGGTAAACCCATTCTTCTCGGCCAGGCGAATAGACGGCCCGTTTTCTGGATTAATGATGCAGCAAACCTGAAGCGGAATATGGGTGTCGGCCCAGTCCAGTACCGCCATAGCGGCTTCGCTGGCATAACCCTTGCCGTGAAACTTGGGACTTAGCACCCATCCCATTTCGGCTTTGTTATCCATCGAAGGCTGCATTTCTCGCTGAAAGTCTGCAAAACCGATTTCGCCAACAAATTGGCCCGAATCTTTATGGATAATCACCCAATAGCCAAATCCCATTAGCTGCCAGTGCCCAACATAGCGCAGAAGCCGGGTCCAGCTCGCCTCGCGACTTGAAGGCACCCCGCCAATAAAGCGTACCATTTCCGGGTCTGCCCACAGGTCGGCAATAGTATTAAAGTCATCAATGACATGACCGCGCAGGATTAATCTTGAGGTTTCAATTTGCGGAGCGGATTTTGGCATTTGAGTTATAACCCTTCTTTATCAGACTGAAATAACCTATCACTGAAAAGGGTGTAATGGGACAGCAAGAAAACAATATTTAGAATTTGCGCAACGAATTCTGGCGCAGTGAGGAAGGGGCAATACCACGCAATGACTTATAACGATTACTGAAATGACTCGGGGAACTGAATCCGCAGTCCAGCGCGATGGTCGTAATATCTAACTGGGTATTACGCAACAAACTTTCGGCGCGGATCAACCGGGCATTCATTACATACTGATGCGGTGCAACGCCCATTGATTGTTTAAACATGCGAGCAAAATGATATTCGCTAAGGCCTGCGATATCAGCCAGTTCTGACAGTTGCAACGATGAGCCAAGATGGCCGTGAATATACTCTTTGACGCGATTTAGCACCGAAGGTGACAGGCCTCCGCGCACGGTTGGCAGCGCCCACTGCAGATGGGTATAACTGCGGGCAAGATGGGTAACCAGCAGATTGGTGGCGGTGCTCAGCATCAGCTGATTGCTGTTTTCCTGCCACTGACAACTCAATAAAAAGTGTCGATAAAGCTGGGTTATTTGCTGATCTTCGCTGAAAACATGCTCGTCTACGAGAATATTCGCCGGGCTGCGATCCCAGGTTTGTTCAATCACATTACGCAAATGATCATCAGTGAAATACATATGTACAAACGATAGATCACCGCGCACGTCCCAACTCGAAACGTTATGTTTCGGCATCAGACAAAACCGATCCGGGCCGCCGCCATTTTGCCAGCCAGAGCGCGTTTTGTGATAGCACTCATAGCCGTCCGCAATGTATAAACTCAGCGTGTGGTGATCAGGATCTTCCTGAGTAACGCAGTCATTTTTATTCGACCAGGCAGCCAACTGTATGCCAGACCCTAAATGCACGGTGTCGTGCAAGGTGGCATGATGCTTGGTCAGCGTTTCGAACGACTGATAGCGGCGTGGCATAGTCTGACTCCCTGGTGAATGAATAGCGTTAGTTTACTGTTTTGGCAGGGTCGAGCGCGAGCATTGACAGCCTTTTTAGAAAATAAACCGCAAGAATATGCAACTGACCGCAATCACAGAAAGGCAACTGTCATTGCCTGAAAGGATAATCAACGAAAATTATTTCTCTTCAGGCCGGATAACTCTATGAATGCGCTGCTGTATATTTCCGTAATATTGATTTGGGGCACCACCTGGTTTGCCATCTATCTTCAACAAGGTGTCGTGCCGGTCACCGTTTCTATTTTTTACCGTTTTTTAATGGCCGCAGCGGTATTAATGATTTTTCTGCTGGTCACGCGTCGTTTACGTAAAATTGCGATTAAAGATCATCTTTTTTGTGTCGCACAGGGGTGCTGTGTTTTTGCCTTTAATTTTTACTGTTTTTATCACGCGGCAGCCTATATAAGCAGTGGCCTGGAATCAGTTATTTTCTCAATGGCGGTATTGTTTAATGCCTTCAATGGCATGCTTTTCTTCCGCCAAAAAATGTCACCCGCGCTGATCCCGGCCACTATTTTGGGGTTGGTCGGCATTGTGATGTTGTTCTGGCATGACCTTAGCGCGGCGCACATTGCCCCGGAGCTGCTTAAAGGCATTGGCCTCAGCATGCTCGGCACATACGGGTTTTCTCTGGGCAATATGATCAGTACCAGACACAAAAAACATGGGTTGGATATGCTCAGTACCAATGCTTACGCCATGAGTTACGGCGCCGCAATAATGTTACTGCTAAGTCTGGCTCAGGGAGATTCTTTTGCCGTTCACTTGACCGCAAGCTACACCGGATCGCTGGTCTATCTGGCGGTATTTGGTTCTGTAGTCGCATTTGGTTTTTATTTTACACTCGTGGCCCGCATCGGAGCCAGTCAGGCGGCCTACAGTACGCTGCTGTTCCCGCTGGTTGCCTTGACTGTATCCACTTTCTATGAAGGTTATCAATGGCATACCAATGCGGTTATTGGTCTGGCGTTGATTCTGCTGGGTAATCTGGTGATGTTCTACCGCCCGCGCTGGCTAAGTGAAAGAATGAAAACCAGGCCCGCGTTAAGCTAGCCATCATTGCCCACCGGCTTCGCTTTGCCAGTCGAAGCCGGAAAAAATCTCACTGATAATCTGCTTCATTTTCAACACCGCCGGATCGCGCAACGCATCGCGTCGCCAGCCAAGATTAACCGAATAGGCAGGCATAGACACTGGCGGAAAGAGTAATTTCAAGGGGTGGAACGCCGCTAGTGTTCTGGCTGCATGCAGAGGGATTGTTGCCAGCGCGTCACTGCCCAGCAGTAAATACGGCAATGCTGCAAAATGGGTGGTCGAAGCCCTGATAGAACGCTTTAAACCCTGTGGAATCAACACTTCATCTACCATACCGATAAAGCCACCCGATGAGATCAGCAAATGCTGGCGGCGCAAAAAAGCCTGTAGACTCAGATGATTAGTGTTATCGATTTCTCCGGCCATCAGCGGTTGGCGAGAGTCGATTAAACAGGCATAGCGACCTTCCCCCAGAGTTTCACTGCCCACCGCCGCCGAGGTAAATCCCCCTGAGGCAATGGCTAAATCTACCTCTCGATTCATCAGCATCTCACCGACGATACGACTGTGCGTTTGGCGAAACACAATGCGCAAGCCGGGCATTTCCTGCTCCAGGCGGTCAATTAACTGCCTGCCCAACGCCAGTTCGAAATCGTCTGAAAGGCCTAGAGACAGGGAACGTCCGGCATAACCGGCACGCACGCCCGATACCAGTTGCAGACTTTGCCGGCACTTATCGAGCGCCTCACTGACCAGCGGTTTTAGCTCATTGGCGCGCAGCGTCGGGGCTAATCCACGTCCGGTACGGACAAACAGATGGTCGTCATACAGACGGCGTAATCGTCCGAGCGCGGCGCTCACCGCTGACTGGGTCAGTCCGAGACGCACAGCTGCACGGCTGGCACTGCCCTCTTCATGCAAAGCTTCGAGCACTTTCAGCAGATTGAGATCGATAGCCTCGATATTAATTTTATCAATATCAGTCATAAATGAATCGGCATAGATTAATGTCAGGAATTGAGCAGAATAGAAATTCATCCTCTTCGAGTCGAGATAATTTTATGCCTGCTTCAATTATTGCTGCCCTGCAAATTGGTTCCTCTCCGGCAGGAAAAGCCGCGACGCTGCAAGAAATTCTGTCTTATGAACAACAAATTATCAATTCTGGTGCCAGTCTGGTGGTGATGCCCGAAGCCCTGCTCGGAGGTTATCCGAAAGGTGAAATCTTTGGTACTCGACTGGGTTATCGCCTTCCGGAAGGCCGTGAGGATTTTACACGCTATTTTCATAATGCCGTTGACGTGCCCGGTGCAGAAACAGAGGCGCTGGCAG contains the following coding sequences:
- a CDS encoding DMT family transporter, producing the protein MNALLYISVILIWGTTWFAIYLQQGVVPVTVSIFYRFLMAAAVLMIFLLVTRRLRKIAIKDHLFCVAQGCCVFAFNFYCFYHAAAYISSGLESVIFSMAVLFNAFNGMLFFRQKMSPALIPATILGLVGIVMLFWHDLSAAHIAPELLKGIGLSMLGTYGFSLGNMISTRHKKHGLDMLSTNAYAMSYGAAIMLLLSLAQGDSFAVHLTASYTGSLVYLAVFGSVVAFGFYFTLVARIGASQAAYSTLLFPLVALTVSTFYEGYQWHTNAVIGLALILLGNLVMFYRPRWLSERMKTRPALS
- a CDS encoding glutathione S-transferase family protein, whose amino-acid sequence is MLKILGKSTSINVRKVLWTCHELGLDYSHEEYGGDFKSTTTEEFKALNPNSLVPVIIDDEYVLWESNTICRYLAGREGRDDLLPQSPRERAKVEQWMDWQLGDLNNAWRYAFMSLARHSPAHSDPDLLAGSISEWNRLMEIVELQLQRSGNYILGERFTLADVVIGMSVNRWVMTPMARPTLSAVFSYYERLNQREGYQLFGRNGSV
- a CDS encoding GNAT family N-acetyltransferase; protein product: MPKSAPQIETSRLILRGHVIDDFNTIADLWADPEMVRFIGGVPSSREASWTRLLRYVGHWQLMGFGYWVIIHKDSGQFVGEIGFADFQREMQPSMDNKAEMGWVLSPKFHGKGYASEAAMAVLDWADTHIPLQVCCIINPENGPSIRLAEKNGFTLQAETSYQGAKVRLFTRPVVVKLTANIADGENRLC
- a CDS encoding LysR family transcriptional regulator, whose product is MTDIDKINIEAIDLNLLKVLEALHEEGSASRAAVRLGLTQSAVSAALGRLRRLYDDHLFVRTGRGLAPTLRANELKPLVSEALDKCRQSLQLVSGVRAGYAGRSLSLGLSDDFELALGRQLIDRLEQEMPGLRIVFRQTHSRIVGEMLMNREVDLAIASGGFTSAAVGSETLGEGRYACLIDSRQPLMAGEIDNTNHLSLQAFLRRQHLLISSGGFIGMVDEVLIPQGLKRSIRASTTHFAALPYLLLGSDALATIPLHAARTLAAFHPLKLLFPPVSMPAYSVNLGWRRDALRDPAVLKMKQIISEIFSGFDWQSEAGGQ
- a CDS encoding substrate-binding domain-containing protein, which codes for MSELSLKVLAAGSLRAVWQPLMTSFTLQSGIEVDTRFGPAGLLRESIEQGERPDLFASANIAHPQRLKALGLASRVEVFTRNRLCLTARKELLAAQPSWLALLGNRALKVGTSTPLADPSGDYTWQLFDTLERHHAGLGEYLQQSSLKLVGGPASQSVPNGELAAAWLIRGGQCDLFVGYASYARRLRLCKDLAVIDIPENYNIQADYAFAQCYEAANPLSDFLLSTAAQEILFREGFARNL
- a CDS encoding PA4780 family RIO1-like protein kinase, which gives rise to MKIPNRIQPLVDDGLIDDVVRRLKSGKEADVYTVLCGEEIRCAKVYKEATQRSFKQAVQYQEGRKVRNSRSARAMQKGSKFGRKQQEETWQTAEVDALFRLANAGVRVPQPYICLDGVLLMELITDGEGLVAPRLSDVTFTEQEAVTGHDIMIRNIVRMLCAGIVHGDLSEFNVLLDAQGPVIIDLPQAVDASANNHAESMFERDVNNMTDFYGQFAPELLKTRYAKEIWALYEEGKLTPQSVLTGQFAEDTHAADVDSLLDEITAAEDEYYDRQRALKERD
- a CDS encoding SDR family oxidoreductase, with protein sequence MQSILITGASGFVGGAVVENLLRQYQNNPFNLLLLVRAENSAAGLLRIRNNLEKFGLTPSQLATIKEENILIGDLGEPEDFVQDPRIELVSYVINCAAIASFGNNPALWRVNVDGSLAFAQRMAKVKSLKRFVHVGTAMASMPDKDSVFYENMPDNTHNEDLVQYTASKRELENRVRELCPQLPFVVARPSIIVGHTQYGCAPSSSIFWVFLMAVKLKKFTCQIQDKVDIIPVDYCAMALVNLCLNEDIKHDFYHISSGEELCTPFYAIDEYIAKANNAPAIIKEYETISYQEFTGIRKQFKDVLGPCNDKIILRAIKLYGGFAQLNVKFDNKRLLDLGIPRPMPFTQYIDKCVSSTRGYSIPELMMVDFK
- a CDS encoding helix-turn-helix domain-containing protein — translated: MPRRYQSFETLTKHHATLHDTVHLGSGIQLAAWSNKNDCVTQEDPDHHTLSLYIADGYECYHKTRSGWQNGGGPDRFCLMPKHNVSSWDVRGDLSFVHMYFTDDHLRNVIEQTWDRSPANILVDEHVFSEDQQITQLYRHFLLSCQWQENSNQLMLSTATNLLVTHLARSYTHLQWALPTVRGGLSPSVLNRVKEYIHGHLGSSLQLSELADIAGLSEYHFARMFKQSMGVAPHQYVMNARLIRAESLLRNTQLDITTIALDCGFSSPSHFSNRYKSLRGIAPSSLRQNSLRKF